The DNA window attttaaattaatatttttttgatatattaatttttaaaatattttttttaaaataaaaataataatttattttgacgtTCATTGATtcctttcaaaattcaaatatgctatttgacaaattaaattcttaaaagaaaaaacatagacGCAGTGGAGAAAAATCGAGGCAAGACAACAGTCCAGAAATGTAAAAGTCCGTGTTAGGTATTATTGAAAAgtgttttattcataaaaatatatcataatatatttttttaattttttaatgtttggttgACTGCACTTGAAGAAAAAGGATAGATTTAGAAACTATTGAACCCGAaatgttttgccttttttttttttaatttcatccggTTGAAAATCTGACCATAATACCATCAAAGTTTCAGCTAGTGTTGGTTTTTTGGTGAAACTgcgcttttaaaattttttatttttatattttttatcatttaaatgtACGGATtacaaatgaatttttaaaaataaaaaatattaatttaatatatttttaaataaaaaatactttaaaaaacacttaatcaAGCCGGCAGCCCCTGAGTTATGCAATTATGTTACAAGGGTTTATAAAAATGCTGGACTAAATTTGAAACAAGAAAGATACAGCTAACGTTTAGAACACTGAATTTGGAGTTCAACCCAGAAACCATTGCTTGCTCTGCTGGTTGATTTTTATGCTTCTTCCGGAGCTCCATTTTATGATCCATTTAATATGGTCATATTTTCCGACAAACGAGCAAGTAATTGTCCCCCCTCGTTCATCAATCAACTTGAAATCATCAAGAACCAGGACGTTGAATCTCCTGCAATCAAAGTCATAGCATGTCTGACACATCTCCACTGAATTATCCATAACTTTTCAACTACAACAGTCGACTTAAGAAATGAGATCAATTTCTTTACATTGCTATTGTTTTTGTCTGGATGAATTTCTCAAACTATGATCTCCAGTAACATAATCTCCAGTGACGtagaaaaaacctaaaatctaACCAATTACCTGGTTTTTCCATTGCTGTTTCTTATTTCTTATCAGGATCCCAACTTTTGGTGCGGTGAGATCAAATCCAAAGTAAAGTGTTCAATTAAATTATGTGGCTAGCATTCACATAAACTGCTAATATcaccaaaagaaagaagaagaagaagaagaagaagaagaagatatagTCGATGTACAAATAAATTCGAGAAAGAAAATTCCAAAAGTGTGATgcgattgaaaaaaataaagtatgaaAAAATGAACTTGGTTTAGCTTCTAATTCCACAATATAGCAATACTGATACACCTTCGCAGTGAGTAAATATGAAAATTGTAATCCGAGCGTTTTTACTCGTTcagaactggaaaaaaaaaaaaaatttacatactTTCAAAAGAAAGAGATGAAAAGCAAAACCCTTCCCTCACACTTAAAGAGTTAAAACCCTCTGGGTCCTGTACCATCCTCCTTCGTAACCACAGGCTTCTCGGCCATAGAGAGACAATACTTGGCAATTTCTCTGAATTTAGGAACACTCCTAAGATCCACTTTAGTACCATCTTTCAAAGTAATAACTACATCACCCCATTCTCCTATGAAACGCGGCACAACCTGAACATCTTTTATCACCTTGTAGGAGAAATCACTCCTATCTTGACCCGTTAGCCCTGAGATAACTGTCACCCTCAGGTTGGTGAACCTGTACCTAAGATAAAATGCCCTTGAAACTGCAGCTAGAGTCAATGGCAGCCAGAAAAGAGTGAAGCCCAGTAGCAGGTTGGCCACGAGGTCACCGTAGTGGGCGCCGCCGTCGAAAAAGATGATTTCTTCAATGGGTTTTTTCGAAGTGGTGGAGGTGACAGGTTTGTTGGTGGGGGAGGACACGTTAAGCTTGGTGATTAGTCGGTGGTTTCTTGCGGGGAAGGTATGGAATGGGACCTTGGAGGAAAGATGAAGCAACTGGTGGGTAAGGGAGGAGGAGGTTCTGCAGGAAGCGGCGGTGGTGGTAGAGGGCGAGAGGAGAGGAACAGATGCCATGAGGACTGACTGGATTATCCGTTTGGgaaggaggagaaaaaatgaagtaaaatgGGTGGTGACCGAAGGAGGTGTGTTTTTTCTGTGTTTCTATTGGCTGAGATCCACGGAGGTGCTAGTCTTTGGCTAGCGAAACTACACGTGGCACGTTAACCGATCCTTGTCTTTTCCCATATGCTATGGGCTGGTCTCTTCTTACCAACCATACATTTTCAGTTTTCGAACAAATAAATGAGATATCCATTTTCAACGGTGTCAGGGATGATAGGCCCAAGCCTGGAAGGTTGTAGGTATTCCCAAAGTCcgattttcttataaaatttctAGTCCCAAACACCCCCTAGCCCAAACCAAAGAGACAAGCCCATTTTCTTAGCAAACCAGCTACCAAAAACTTTTAAGTACCTATATTTAATAACAAAGCTGAATACAGTCCCTACATCACAAAATTCATATGATTAGATCCATGATTCTACGTTAAAAccttcctctcctctcctctccatcATCACAACATCATATGCCACAAAAAAAGGTCTGTAAATCGGTTTATAGAAATGTTAGATACATCcacaataaatatttaatctcagtgacaaattaaattttagaaattaaatgttgttttttatattataaatatcaatataatatcATTAGAAATCCCACTAAAAAAGTTATTCATTTAGtt is part of the Populus alba chromosome 10, ASM523922v2, whole genome shotgun sequence genome and encodes:
- the LOC118046557 gene encoding uncharacterized protein codes for the protein MASVPLLSPSTTTAASCRTSSSLTHQLLHLSSKVPFHTFPARNHRLITKLNVSSPTNKPVTSTTSKKPIEEIIFFDGGAHYGDLVANLLLGFTLFWLPLTLAAVSRAFYLRYRFTNLRVTVISGLTGQDRSDFSYKVIKDVQVVPRFIGEWGDVVITLKDGTKVDLRSVPKFREIAKYCLSMAEKPVVTKEDGTGPRGF